In uncultured Methanobacterium sp., a genomic segment contains:
- a CDS encoding ferredoxin family protein has translation MNNRKKEPYPVFNELECKACERCILACRAGVLKMSEDINERGYHYAEYTGKGCTGCGDCYYTCPEPLAVEVHIPRRSRSKDQKKINNEQGVKEEDK, from the coding sequence ATGAATAATCGCAAGAAAGAACCTTATCCAGTGTTCAATGAACTGGAATGTAAGGCATGTGAACGTTGTATATTGGCCTGCCGTGCAGGTGTCCTTAAAATGAGTGAAGACATCAATGAACGCGGTTACCATTATGCAGAATACACTGGAAAAGGATGCACCGGTTGCGGGGACTGTTACTACACCTGCCCAGAACCACTGGCTGTGGAAGTGCACATACCCCGAAGATCCCGAAGTAAAGATCAAAAGAAGATTAACAATGAACAAGGGGTTAAGGAGGAAGATAAATGA
- a CDS encoding 3-methyl-2-oxobutanoate dehydrogenase subunit VorB translates to MTIQLIKGNTAVIVGAMYAGCDCFFGYPITPASEVLHEASLYFPKVGRKFVQAESEEASINMVYGAAAAGHRVITASSGPGISLMQEGVSFLAGAELPCVLVDIMRAGPGLGNIGPEQADYTQLVKGGGHGNYHNIVLAPNSVQEMCDFTMKAFQLAEKYRNPAVVLADGVLGQMVERLHFPSEALTPTYDESWAVRGNRETRGNLVTSIFLDFDQLEDFNYRLQDKYQTIRENEVDYEEYLTDDADIILVAYGISSRVARSAVDMVRAEGIKAGLFRPKTLFPFPEERLRELARKDCQFLSVEMSNGQMREDVILAIGCQRPVELVNRMGGNLIDQKSIIDKIHEMESGN, encoded by the coding sequence ATGACCATACAGCTAATAAAAGGCAACACTGCAGTTATAGTCGGTGCAATGTATGCAGGTTGTGACTGCTTCTTCGGATACCCTATAACCCCCGCTTCTGAAGTTTTACACGAAGCTTCACTCTACTTCCCAAAGGTAGGCCGTAAATTCGTACAGGCGGAATCAGAGGAAGCCTCCATAAACATGGTTTACGGAGCAGCTGCCGCAGGCCATAGGGTTATAACTGCATCCTCAGGACCTGGAATAAGTCTTATGCAGGAGGGTGTATCCTTCCTGGCAGGAGCAGAACTTCCCTGCGTCCTGGTAGATATCATGCGTGCCGGACCCGGTCTGGGGAACATTGGACCAGAGCAAGCAGACTACACACAACTGGTTAAAGGAGGAGGCCACGGAAACTATCACAACATCGTCCTGGCACCAAACTCTGTCCAGGAAATGTGCGACTTCACCATGAAAGCCTTCCAGCTGGCAGAAAAGTACCGTAACCCAGCAGTAGTCCTGGCAGACGGAGTGCTGGGCCAGATGGTGGAAAGACTCCACTTCCCATCAGAAGCTCTAACCCCAACCTATGACGAGTCATGGGCGGTTAGGGGCAACCGCGAAACAAGAGGCAACCTGGTAACCAGCATATTCCTGGACTTCGACCAGCTTGAAGACTTCAACTACCGCTTACAGGATAAATACCAGACCATCCGCGAAAACGAGGTGGACTACGAGGAATACCTGACCGATGATGCAGATATCATTCTGGTAGCCTATGGTATAAGCAGCCGAGTGGCCCGTTCAGCAGTGGACATGGTTCGAGCAGAAGGTATAAAAGCAGGACTCTTCCGTCCAAAAACACTGTTCCCATTCCCCGAAGAACGATTAAGAGAACTAGCCCGGAAAGACTGTCAGTTTTTATCAGTTGAAATGAGTAACGGTCAAATGAGAGAAGATGTAATCCTGGCAATCGGCTGCCAGCGCCCAGTGGAACTGGTGAACCGTATGGGTGGAAACCTCATAGACCAGAAAAGCATCATAGACAAGATCCATGAAATGGAAAGTGGTAACTGA
- a CDS encoding 2-oxoacid:acceptor oxidoreductase family protein, which yields MTLDNTMDKGNQVKMDEKVLKKPESMLDEFPRKGGSAPTATHYCPGCGHGILHKLIGEAMDELGIQDRTVMTSPVGCAVFAYYYFDCGHVQVAHGRAPAVGTGISRAEENAVVMLYQGDGDLASIGLNETIQAANRGEKMAVFFVNNTVYGMTGGQMAPTTLVGEVTVTCPAGRDPRYMGYPMHMAELLDNLEAPVFIERVSVADPKNIRRAKRAVKKALEVQRDSKGYAFVEVLSPCPTNLRMDAKATEDFVNNEMTKEFPLKNFRDKRSETETLCRASSDFSQESLEDIFEVQDDTSWEARDDPSFPRKVVRIAGFGGQGVLSMGLTLAQAACNDQRHVSWYPSYGPEQRGGTSDCTVVISGEPIGSPVLQTSDGLVAMNKPSMEKFASRVREGGIIIYESSIGEFETPEGLRTLSIPARKIAKEHGVKRAANTAMLGVIMELGLTGLPKHVFTEAVEHTFRRKPKLVPANLEILEAGAEWARENLKK from the coding sequence ATGACGCTTGATAACACCATGGATAAAGGTAACCAAGTAAAGATGGATGAAAAAGTCCTCAAAAAACCAGAATCCATGCTGGATGAGTTTCCCCGTAAAGGTGGAAGCGCACCAACCGCCACTCACTACTGTCCAGGATGTGGCCATGGAATACTCCACAAACTCATAGGAGAAGCTATGGATGAACTGGGAATACAGGACCGCACAGTTATGACCAGTCCAGTGGGATGTGCAGTTTTTGCTTACTACTACTTTGACTGTGGACACGTACAGGTTGCACACGGACGTGCACCAGCAGTGGGAACCGGAATATCCCGTGCAGAAGAAAATGCAGTGGTAATGTTATACCAGGGAGATGGAGACCTGGCATCAATAGGGTTGAATGAAACCATCCAGGCCGCTAACCGGGGAGAAAAAATGGCAGTGTTCTTTGTAAACAACACTGTCTACGGAATGACCGGTGGACAGATGGCACCCACCACCCTGGTTGGGGAAGTCACTGTAACCTGCCCTGCAGGCCGGGACCCACGTTACATGGGTTACCCCATGCACATGGCAGAATTACTGGACAACCTGGAAGCACCGGTCTTCATTGAACGCGTATCTGTAGCAGACCCTAAAAACATTCGAAGAGCTAAAAGGGCAGTGAAAAAAGCCCTTGAAGTTCAAAGGGATAGTAAAGGCTATGCATTTGTGGAAGTACTTTCACCCTGCCCTACCAACCTCAGAATGGATGCCAAGGCAACCGAAGACTTCGTTAACAATGAGATGACCAAGGAATTCCCCCTGAAAAACTTCCGGGACAAAAGAAGCGAAACAGAAACCCTCTGCAGGGCAAGTAGTGACTTTTCACAGGAATCCCTGGAAGACATCTTCGAAGTTCAAGATGACACTTCATGGGAGGCCCGGGATGACCCATCCTTCCCAAGAAAGGTGGTTCGAATTGCAGGATTCGGAGGTCAGGGAGTTTTAAGTATGGGACTCACCTTAGCTCAGGCAGCCTGTAATGACCAGCGACACGTGTCATGGTATCCTTCATACGGACCGGAACAGCGAGGAGGAACATCCGACTGTACAGTGGTAATATCTGGTGAGCCCATAGGTTCCCCTGTACTTCAAACATCTGATGGTCTGGTGGCAATGAACAAGCCCTCCATGGAAAAATTCGCATCCCGTGTTAGGGAAGGTGGAATTATCATCTACGAAAGCAGTATTGGTGAGTTTGAAACTCCAGAAGGACTCAGGACACTGTCCATACCGGCCCGTAAGATAGCCAAGGAGCATGGTGTAAAAAGAGCAGCTAACACCGCAATGCTGGGTGTTATAATGGAATTAGGCTTAACTGGCCTTCCTAAACATGTTTTCACCGAAGCAGTGGAACACACCTTCCGCAGAAAACCCAAACTGGTACCAGCCAACCTGGAAATACTGGAAGCTGGTGCCGAGTGGGCCCGGGAAAACCTTAAAAAATGA
- a CDS encoding 2-oxoacid:acceptor oxidoreductase subunit alpha, which translates to MTVFLKEEDISLVLCGEAGQGIQTVEAILAQAVKQSGYNIFSTKEYMSRVRGGQNSTEIRVSSHRVASYVDRIDILLALSSGAVNHLKDRISSDTLVIGDPEHLKSVKSSKIFDSVSGPNFIEIPLMETAQEMGGPIFANVIAAGALSCLLNIPREIFDGLISDMFTRKGQEILQKDLKAGEAGYSIGKHLMESETGKSETDTIHISLQGESSVSDELLINGTDAVGFGCLAGECRFMSSYPMTPSTPLQNFLAGNAHEFELVYEQAEDEIAAINMALGASYAGARSIVATSGSGFALMEEGVGLAGMIETPVVIYLGQRPGPAVGLPTRTSQEDLNLALYSGPGEFPRIIFAPGKLEDAFTLTQRAFNMAEKYQIPVFILSDQYFADCYYNIPSLPVEDVENENYLVKTTPEYKRYLITHDGVTPRGIPGYGDGLVVVDSDEHDEEGHITEDLKIRTQMVDKRLKKIDEIREDAVAPELVGGEDYHSLVIGWGSTYWPIREALENIYKKDIEDSSGEINKDIKGNSVSVKRDIKGNSGKNEKDINGYPGEKISFLHVKQVYPFHKSVEAYLEKADDVIIMENNAQGQLANLIKLETGLEIQERFLKYDGMPFSVEEVKERIRKFMGFEDEGSMGTVSSGEVL; encoded by the coding sequence ATGACTGTTTTCCTAAAAGAAGAAGATATTTCCCTGGTTCTGTGTGGTGAGGCTGGTCAGGGAATCCAGACAGTAGAGGCCATACTGGCCCAGGCTGTAAAACAAAGTGGATACAACATTTTCTCAACCAAAGAATACATGTCGAGGGTTAGAGGGGGTCAAAACTCCACTGAAATAAGAGTATCATCCCATAGGGTTGCCTCATATGTGGATCGAATTGACATCCTACTGGCACTAAGTTCTGGGGCAGTAAATCACCTCAAGGACAGAATTTCATCTGATACTCTGGTTATAGGAGATCCAGAGCACCTGAAATCAGTGAAGAGTAGTAAAATTTTTGATTCTGTTTCAGGACCTAATTTTATAGAAATCCCACTTATGGAAACTGCCCAGGAAATGGGAGGACCAATATTTGCCAATGTAATTGCAGCAGGAGCCCTGTCATGTCTGTTGAACATTCCTAGGGAAATATTTGATGGTCTAATCAGTGACATGTTCACCAGGAAAGGCCAGGAAATACTTCAAAAGGACTTAAAAGCAGGTGAAGCAGGTTACAGTATTGGTAAACATTTAATGGAATCTGAAACAGGGAAATCTGAAACAGACACAATCCATATTTCATTACAGGGAGAGTCCTCAGTAAGTGATGAGCTCCTGATAAATGGTACCGATGCAGTGGGGTTTGGATGCCTGGCTGGAGAATGTCGTTTTATGTCATCTTATCCCATGACCCCTTCCACTCCCCTACAGAACTTCCTGGCAGGTAATGCCCATGAATTTGAACTGGTATATGAGCAGGCAGAGGATGAAATAGCAGCCATCAACATGGCACTGGGAGCATCCTATGCTGGGGCCCGGAGTATTGTAGCCACATCAGGAAGTGGATTTGCCCTGATGGAAGAGGGGGTGGGACTGGCAGGAATGATAGAAACACCAGTAGTCATTTACCTCGGCCAGAGACCAGGACCCGCAGTTGGATTACCCACCCGTACCAGCCAGGAAGACTTGAACCTGGCTCTCTACTCCGGGCCCGGAGAATTTCCGCGGATAATATTTGCCCCTGGAAAACTGGAAGATGCATTCACCCTCACTCAAAGAGCTTTCAACATGGCTGAAAAGTACCAGATACCTGTTTTCATTCTGTCTGATCAGTACTTTGCGGACTGTTACTACAACATACCATCACTCCCAGTGGAAGATGTGGAAAATGAGAATTATCTGGTTAAAACCACTCCTGAATACAAAAGATACTTGATCACTCATGATGGGGTCACTCCCAGGGGGATACCAGGATATGGGGATGGATTGGTGGTTGTAGATTCAGATGAGCATGATGAAGAAGGTCACATCACCGAAGACCTGAAAATAAGGACGCAGATGGTGGATAAAAGATTAAAGAAGATAGATGAGATCCGTGAAGATGCAGTGGCTCCGGAACTGGTTGGGGGAGAAGATTACCATAGCCTGGTCATTGGATGGGGATCCACCTACTGGCCCATAAGGGAAGCTTTGGAAAATATCTACAAAAAAGATATTGAGGATAGTTCAGGGGAAATTAATAAAGACATTAAAGGTAATTCTGTGAGCGTTAAAAGGGATATTAAAGGTAATTCTGGAAAAAATGAAAAAGACATTAACGGATATCCTGGGGAAAAAATTAGTTTCCTACACGTAAAACAGGTTTACCCATTCCACAAATCAGTGGAAGCTTACCTTGAAAAAGCAGATGATGTTATCATCATGGAGAACAATGCCCAGGGACAGTTGGCCAATCTCATAAAGCTGGAAACTGGCCTGGAAATACAGGAAAGATTCTTAAAATATGATGGAATGCCTTTTTCAGTGGAGGAAGTGAAGGAAAGAATAAGAAAGTTCATGGGATTTGAGGATGAGGGTAGCATGGGCACTGTAAGTTCTGGGGAGGTATTATAA
- a CDS encoding thiamine pyrophosphate-dependent enzyme, which yields MKPKDFDMPDADVAWCPGCGNLSILRNLKAALAQLEIQPENLVFVSGIGQAGKLPHYIKGNVFNGLHGRSLSPATGIKAANPNLTVIDVSGDGCMYGEGGNHFMHTIRRNPDITNLVHNNMVYGLTKGQASPTSQRDFNTLLQVDGVFLEPFNPLAVAIALDASFVARTFSGNRKQSIEIFKAAIKHKGYALVDIFQPCVSFNKVNTRDWFREHTYDLEDDHDPLDRNEAFRRATETGEYPLGIFYQNPDKRTFEENLSVYHDKKSPLFQRKLDMNKIRSLLDTKR from the coding sequence ATGAAACCAAAGGATTTTGACATGCCTGATGCCGATGTGGCATGGTGCCCTGGATGTGGGAACCTATCCATCCTGCGCAACCTCAAAGCAGCACTAGCGCAACTGGAAATACAACCAGAAAATCTGGTTTTTGTATCTGGTATTGGTCAGGCTGGTAAACTCCCTCATTACATTAAGGGAAATGTTTTCAATGGATTACATGGCAGGTCATTATCTCCCGCAACGGGTATAAAAGCAGCTAATCCCAATTTAACAGTTATTGATGTCAGTGGTGACGGTTGTATGTATGGGGAGGGGGGAAACCACTTCATGCACACCATACGCCGTAACCCGGACATCACCAACCTGGTGCACAACAACATGGTCTACGGCCTAACCAAGGGGCAGGCATCACCCACCAGTCAGAGGGACTTCAACACCCTACTACAAGTTGATGGTGTTTTCTTAGAACCTTTTAACCCACTGGCCGTGGCCATAGCACTGGATGCATCATTCGTAGCCAGAACATTCAGTGGAAACCGCAAACAGTCCATTGAAATCTTTAAAGCTGCCATAAAACACAAAGGATATGCCCTGGTGGACATATTCCAGCCCTGTGTATCCTTCAACAAGGTGAACACCAGGGACTGGTTCAGGGAACACACCTACGACCTGGAGGATGACCATGACCCACTGGACCGAAATGAAGCCTTCCGCAGAGCCACAGAAACAGGAGAATATCCACTGGGCATCTTTTACCAGAATCCTGATAAAAGAACATTTGAAGAAAACCTGAGTGTGTACCATGATAAAAAATCACCATTATTCCAGCGAAAACTCGATATGAATAAAATCAGGTCACTACTGGACACAAAAAGATGA
- a CDS encoding exodeoxyribonuclease III — protein sequence MRKIRILSWNVNGIRAVHRKGFKDWLMGDKPDILCIQETKAHRKQFPKDIQNLDDYNLYLSEAERKGYSGVATYTRLKPEKVENGFGIPKFDSEGRTLITDYGDFVLFNIYFPNGKMSPERLQYKMDFYDSFLDYADALKEEGRNIVVCGDVNTAHNEIDLARPKENEKISGFLPEEREWLDRFLSHGYVDTFRELNPEPENYTWWSYRTRARERNVGWRLDYFFVNQEFMENIESAYILSDVMGSDHCPVGIDIKLED from the coding sequence ATGAGGAAAATCAGAATATTATCATGGAACGTCAATGGAATCAGGGCGGTGCACAGAAAAGGATTCAAAGACTGGTTAATGGGAGATAAACCAGATATATTATGCATCCAGGAAACTAAAGCCCATCGAAAACAGTTCCCTAAGGATATTCAGAACCTAGATGATTATAATTTGTATCTCTCTGAGGCAGAGCGCAAAGGATACAGTGGTGTGGCTACCTACACGCGTCTAAAACCTGAAAAAGTGGAAAATGGCTTTGGAATTCCCAAATTCGATAGTGAAGGTCGTACCTTAATAACTGATTACGGTGATTTTGTGCTGTTTAACATTTACTTTCCCAATGGGAAAATGTCTCCAGAGCGTCTCCAGTACAAAATGGATTTCTATGACTCCTTCCTGGACTACGCTGATGCACTGAAGGAAGAGGGAAGAAACATCGTGGTCTGTGGGGATGTTAACACTGCCCACAACGAAATAGACCTGGCACGCCCCAAGGAAAACGAAAAAATATCCGGATTCCTACCAGAAGAAAGGGAATGGCTGGATCGGTTCCTCAGTCATGGTTATGTGGACACCTTCCGTGAACTCAACCCTGAACCAGAAAATTACACCTGGTGGAGTTACAGAACACGTGCCAGGGAACGGAACGTTGGTTGGAGACTGGATTACTTCTTCGTGAACCAGGAATTCATGGAGAATATAGAATCTGCCTACATACTTTCTGATGTTATGGGCTCGGACCACTGTCCAGTGGGGATAGACATAAAACTGGAAGACTAA
- a CDS encoding DUF2769 domain-containing protein has protein sequence MDKFEEKMDKLSSEGLSDSEIGEKLLDEMGDLCICPDCPMYNQCTQEKYEGLYCILGKSECNLEEDDCICPECEVAENMELKNDLFCLNGSEKELRKN, from the coding sequence ATGGATAAATTCGAAGAAAAAATGGACAAATTATCTTCAGAAGGCCTATCTGATTCAGAAATTGGGGAAAAACTGTTAGATGAGATGGGAGACCTCTGCATATGTCCAGACTGCCCCATGTACAACCAGTGCACCCAGGAAAAATACGAAGGACTTTACTGTATACTGGGCAAATCTGAATGTAACCTGGAAGAAGATGACTGTATATGCCCGGAATGTGAAGTAGCAGAGAATATGGAACTTAAAAATGATCTTTTCTGTCTTAATGGTTCAGAAAAAGAATTGAGAAAGAATTAA
- the gatD gene encoding Glu-tRNA(Gln) amidotransferase subunit GatD: MSYRGKAKEFLKSQNISIGDIISIKKEDTEYRGMLLDRAEDADELHIVLKMDSGYNVGIALAGSEVKLLEKGDKPEINLPPLDIQRDPEKMDVSIISTGGTVASIIDYKTGAVHPAFTADDLLRATPELLDEANISGKAIMNILSENMKPEFWVQSARAVADEITEEADGVIVAHGTDTMHYTASALSFILETPVPIIITGAQRSSDRPSSDAYINLMSSVAMAKSDIAEVTVCMHATENDNQAYIHRGTRVRKMHTSRRDTFNSINSPPLARVKDGRVKIIDKTFTPHKRGECQLEVNDSLDEKVGFIKSYPGIAAELLDYHIDKGYRGILMEGTGLGHCPDHLIPSLERAADEEIPVVMTSQCLYGRTNLNVYSTGRKILSSGVISVDDMLPETAYVKLVWALGQTNQLEEVKTIMQTNLKGEMDEKSSSKYFLRDYGE, from the coding sequence ATGAGTTATCGTGGAAAAGCCAAAGAATTTCTAAAATCACAGAATATTTCCATTGGAGATATTATCTCCATAAAAAAGGAGGACACTGAATACAGGGGCATGCTCCTGGACCGGGCCGAAGATGCTGATGAATTACACATCGTACTGAAGATGGACAGTGGTTACAATGTGGGTATTGCCCTGGCTGGATCGGAAGTCAAACTCCTTGAAAAGGGTGATAAACCCGAAATAAACCTCCCACCACTGGATATACAGCGGGACCCTGAAAAGATGGATGTATCAATTATATCCACCGGAGGAACAGTGGCATCCATCATTGACTATAAAACAGGGGCAGTTCACCCTGCATTCACCGCAGATGATCTTTTAAGGGCCACTCCTGAGCTATTGGATGAGGCCAACATCAGTGGGAAGGCCATAATGAACATCCTAAGCGAAAATATGAAACCGGAATTCTGGGTTCAATCTGCTCGGGCAGTGGCTGATGAAATAACTGAAGAAGCAGATGGTGTGATAGTGGCCCATGGAACAGACACCATGCACTACACCGCATCTGCTCTAAGCTTCATCCTGGAGACACCAGTTCCCATCATCATCACCGGTGCCCAGAGAAGCTCAGATAGGCCGTCTTCAGATGCATACATAAACCTGATGAGTTCGGTGGCCATGGCCAAATCAGACATAGCAGAGGTCACAGTATGCATGCATGCCACAGAAAATGATAACCAGGCATACATCCACCGCGGAACCCGAGTGCGTAAAATGCACACCAGCCGCAGGGACACCTTCAACAGTATCAACAGCCCCCCACTGGCCAGGGTAAAAGATGGCAGGGTTAAAATCATTGATAAAACATTCACCCCTCATAAAAGGGGAGAGTGCCAGCTGGAAGTCAATGATTCCCTGGATGAAAAGGTGGGCTTTATAAAAAGTTACCCCGGAATAGCCGCTGAACTCCTGGATTACCATATTGATAAGGGATACAGGGGTATTTTAATGGAAGGAACCGGTCTGGGGCACTGCCCGGATCACCTGATCCCCTCATTAGAGCGGGCAGCAGATGAAGAAATCCCGGTTGTCATGACCTCCCAGTGTCTTTACGGCCGCACCAACCTCAACGTGTACAGTACTGGTCGTAAAATCCTATCTTCTGGTGTTATCTCAGTGGATGACATGCTGCCAGAGACTGCCTATGTGAAACTGGTATGGGCATTGGGGCAGACTAACCAACTGGAAGAAGTTAAAACGATAATGCAAACTAACCTGAAGGGAGAAATGGATGAGAAATCATCTTCCAAATACTTCCTACGGGATTACGGGGAATAA
- the gatE gene encoding Glu-tRNA(Gln) amidotransferase subunit GatE gives MDYEKLGLMMGLEIHQQLNTTKKLFCPCECELTDKKPDYHVLRYLRPTQSELGKIDRAAFEESRRELTFCYDAYPHHTCLVETDDEPPHPLNQEALEIGLIIATLLNMTVVDEFHTMRKQVIDGSNTGGFQRTGLLAIQGHIDTPYGKVVIENLGLEEDAARRMGQRKGKVEFRLDRLGIPLLEITTDPSMNRPEQVREVAYQIGQVLRSTKVKRGLGTIRQDLNISIREGARVEVKGVQDLDSMEQLVKNEVTRQLKLLEIMGELKKRDATVEDQIYDLGETLKDTESKIIAKALKKGGKVLAIKLNGYKGLIGKEVQPGRRFGTELAGYAKKMGVAGIFHTDELPAYGITSHEVELINGFLKIGENDAFILVADEGDKARNALEEVQRRAKMALDGVPEETRKALDDANTEYLRPLPTASRMYVETDIPTHVVSRELLEHVQANLPELPKEKEARIIEEYKLSEDLAHQLVRQDRTEQFEEIVAECGVEPTTVASLLAYTLKELRREGLDVEDLSDSLKGTFQLLKQGKISKDAVSDVLVGVLKENWTPEEAAGNLNLLMLSEENVREIIVGIVSSNEKLITERKMGAMGSLMGMAMKELKGKADGKLVNKFLKEEIQKYL, from the coding sequence ATGGATTACGAGAAACTGGGTCTTATGATGGGCCTGGAAATACACCAGCAGCTTAACACAACCAAAAAGCTCTTCTGTCCCTGTGAATGTGAACTCACCGATAAAAAACCAGATTACCATGTTTTAAGGTATCTGAGGCCCACCCAGAGTGAACTGGGTAAAATAGACCGGGCTGCTTTTGAAGAATCACGCCGTGAACTCACCTTCTGCTACGATGCCTATCCTCATCACACCTGTCTGGTGGAAACTGATGACGAACCCCCACATCCATTGAATCAGGAGGCACTGGAGATAGGACTTATAATTGCAACCCTCCTGAATATGACTGTGGTGGATGAATTCCACACCATGCGAAAACAGGTAATCGATGGCAGTAACACCGGAGGGTTTCAAAGAACAGGTTTACTGGCAATTCAGGGACACATAGACACACCATACGGTAAGGTTGTCATTGAAAACCTCGGTCTGGAGGAAGATGCTGCCAGAAGAATGGGTCAAAGGAAGGGAAAGGTTGAATTCCGCCTGGATCGTCTGGGAATACCATTACTGGAGATAACCACGGACCCTTCTATGAACCGACCGGAACAGGTGCGGGAAGTGGCCTACCAAATCGGTCAGGTTCTGCGCAGTACCAAGGTAAAACGGGGCCTGGGAACCATACGCCAGGATCTGAATATTTCCATCAGGGAAGGGGCCAGGGTTGAAGTGAAGGGAGTGCAGGATCTGGACTCCATGGAGCAGCTGGTGAAAAACGAGGTCACACGTCAGCTTAAACTCCTGGAAATCATGGGTGAACTTAAAAAAAGAGATGCAACGGTTGAAGATCAGATATATGATCTGGGAGAAACCCTCAAGGACACAGAATCCAAGATCATAGCTAAAGCCCTTAAAAAAGGTGGTAAAGTTTTAGCAATTAAATTAAATGGTTATAAAGGATTAATCGGTAAAGAAGTTCAACCAGGCAGGCGTTTTGGAACTGAACTTGCAGGATATGCTAAAAAAATGGGCGTAGCAGGTATATTCCACACCGATGAACTACCTGCCTATGGAATAACTTCCCATGAAGTAGAACTGATTAACGGGTTCCTGAAAATTGGAGAAAACGATGCCTTTATCCTGGTTGCAGATGAAGGAGATAAGGCCAGAAATGCCCTGGAAGAGGTGCAAAGAAGGGCTAAAATGGCTTTAGATGGTGTTCCTGAGGAAACCAGGAAAGCATTGGATGATGCCAACACCGAGTACCTCAGGCCACTGCCCACTGCTAGCAGGATGTACGTGGAAACTGATATCCCCACCCATGTGGTATCCCGAGAACTCCTGGAACATGTCCAGGCCAATCTTCCGGAACTTCCCAAGGAAAAAGAGGCCCGCATAATAGAGGAGTATAAGTTAAGTGAAGATCTAGCACACCAGCTGGTGCGACAGGATAGAACAGAACAGTTCGAAGAAATTGTTGCAGAATGTGGAGTGGAACCAACTACTGTGGCTTCACTACTGGCTTACACTCTCAAAGAACTCAGAAGGGAAGGTTTGGATGTGGAGGATCTCTCGGATAGTCTGAAGGGAACATTCCAGTTACTGAAACAGGGTAAGATATCTAAGGATGCTGTTTCAGATGTGCTGGTGGGAGTTTTGAAGGAAAACTGGACTCCTGAAGAGGCTGCTGGAAATCTAAATCTGTTAATGCTTTCAGAAGAAAATGTCAGGGAGATAATAGTGGGGATAGTATCTTCCAATGAAAAATTGATTACCGAAAGAAAGATGGGTGCCATGGGGTCCCTGATGGGAATGGCAATGAAAGAGCTCAAGGGTAAAGCAGACGGTAAACTGGTGAACAAATTTTTGAAGGAAGAAATACAGAAGTATCTATGA